taacataacataacataaacagccgatgtacgtcccactactgggcacaggcctcccttcaatcaaccggagggggtatggagcatactccaccacgctgctccaatgtgggttggtggaggtgtttttacggctaatagccgagaccaacggcttaacgtgccctccgaagcacggaatcatcttactttttcggacaatcaggtaattcaagcctgaaaagtccttaccaaacaaaggacagtctcacaaagtgatttcgacagtgtccccatcgggaatcgaacctggacctccagatcgtgagccattgataacagacattatgcatcttcttttttttttggtataaattatgaccctttttattacaatcCAGCACAAATGCATCTTCAACTCATTAcgattctgatcaaaataaagagaagcaatataggtagcaacataattctatagataacgtgatccaaatatcaagcaacaattattttgatttatgttttgccattacattgtattttggaataattatgtacccaagtaaaaaaaaaagtaattattacgttaaagctgtacaacgccatctatattgtttttggtaaacgtagcctggaaaggtcCCTTCATTATTCGTGgatttttctgacaaattctgAAATACCACATTATAGATATAGCCGTATTACTTAATCGTTATTACCtatattgtttataataaagaGTGATCTGTTACATAAATCGAAGAACAACTGACTCTATACacagtgacattgtaacgaaaactttgggggataatTTGTACCATaatgagttgataacaagtggaatttcctgtcggaaaatccaAGAAAATCACAAACGAAAAATTACACTTCTTGTCCCAAACATGTTCCTGACTGTCTACCTTATTACTTACTTGTCCGTTTTCCTTCGaaagttataaaattttatgctACGACAACGGAAGGGTCGATGTCGGAACGATATTTTAAATGACTTTTGATTAGTTTTGATGCAAGCAAGATGGAAGAACGATCGAAAATGAgaggttttttatttaaacagcatgggatgtaggtacctacttatactgatttacttacaatttactttgttaattaagtacatgtaaTTATTTCTGAGAGAAAGGAGAAACAACATTAAGATACTATCCCCTTCCAATAGCAATGTTCTTGGCAACGCAAATAATGTTTACTAAGACGATCTCACCCAAATCATAGTACTTTTGAGTTAAGCTTATGTGAACATGACTGATTTCATTAAATGAAATCAAATTATTACTTAGGCGCTTATCTCTGATTTGCTTTATTTAAgctgaaaagcaatatagatagtaCGAGATATGATTCCTGGAAAACTTGGATACTAATCAATGCACTATCTTCCTTACGTATCGATTAGTATAGCGATGTGCACGAGGTTACGCTAAGTCAACGATAGCTGTAATAAAACTACATACTTagttaataaatttatttgttcttctttttacatttacttactttaaGACACGAGCAATACGGCCTGTCCAGTTTGTTTATAACACAGTAACCTTTCATATTATAAGATGTTATAGGATCTGTAAATGGTAATATATTGAAATTGTTTCCATCATGTTCTACTGTAGCTTCAAAACCAGGACCAGAACTAAACATAAACGCGACCACGTAGTAGGTGTTGTTTCCATCTCTGTATGAATGTTGTCTTAAGACAGTCTTTAATATTAGTGGGCTGCACATCGTGCATTCTGCTGTTTTGATCGATTTACTTCTATTTTGTACGAACGCTACAGCTAGCTCAAGGCTTCGATTTGCCGCGGGATCGTGTGTAGCATCAGTCAGATTGTGACAAGTGCACCATTTTTGGCTTACTTGAACATCCGCACACGTCCTGTTTGGCGATACCTCCTTTGTAAAACTCTTGCATTCTGGACACGCTTCTGGAGGAACGATATCAATCCAATTGGTTGTCATTTTCATAAAGTCCCAAAGGGTCGCGTGCAAATCGTAAGGTGTAGTAAGCCGATATTGATTTAGCTTCAGAATATGATATTCTTCTGGATATGTTTCTCTAAACGCGTGGGGCACCCACATGAACAGCATTGGAAGACGTTCCTCATAATACGCCTCTGTTTGGAATCTCACTTTGCCAAATCGTATTCCATGATCACTTAGGAAAATAACAAAAGTGTTATCTAAAGTACCAACGTCGcgtaaattttcaaaaaagttgatTAAGTTATTTTCTAATAGTGTAGGTAAGTTATCTAAGTTATGACTGTAGGAATTAATCCAGAAAAAGCCGAAGAAACTATCATTTTTGTATTCTTGGGCAAATTGAAGAGCGTAGTCGAGCATATGTTCGGCTGATGGTCTACTCTTCGTGCAGACTAGATTGCCGATACGATGTTCTCCTGTGAGGAAGAACGGTCTGGTGTAGTGGTCTGTAGGCGGCGTCTTGAACCCGTGGCGCGTAGAGAATGTATCAGGCAATTTCAAGTTATCTTCTCCGTATGCGGTTACATAACCGGCGTCTCTAAATTTGTTCCAAATTAGCAACTGCTGGCAGTTATCCATAGTCATGCCGCAGGCTTTAGATACTTCGGTATAGTTTTTTCCAGTCAAAATTGCCATTATGTTCGGATAAGTATTTGCACCGACCTAGAAACAAGAAAGAAAGtttgttattatatataactCAGTCTTATTGAAagtaacttcttctatcgtgtgggttgtgaggtggattaccaacctcatcaaccctggtgtcagggttactgttgagccgccaaaggcccctgacgactcatataacgactacgtacatatatcagtaagtagtaaccgggaccaatggcttaaagtgctttgcgaagcacggatcgttttactttcgtacaatcatgtgatcaccctgtaatgtcctaactaaactagggatcacaaagtgacttttgtgatatgtccccactgggattcgaacccaagacctccggaccgtgagcccaacgctcaaccactgaatcacggaggccgttgttgaaattaattgaaagtaaCTAATCGTTCAATATCAAAGGAGTGAATACCTTTTGGTAGCCTTGGTAGTCTAACCAATCGTGTTCTCGCATGTAGCGAAGGGTTTTCGGAATGCTGTGGTGCGCTCGCGCACGAGACATCGTGTCCATGCCCACAATTAGGACGTTCCAGTTGTCTTTCATTATAACAGCATCTTCCTTCACCTGCAGTTTTAAATGTTCCGTGTATTGCTTCTTAAGTATTAAGTATGCATCTTCGTAagtgaaaactgtttttttattgGCCTTTTGGATACAAGACACTATTACTACTTCCTCTTCTAATACTGTTACAGTGTCATTTTCGAACGGGACACAGCTTGTGTAGCTGCAACGAATATGATGaaagcaaaataataatatatattttatatgtactataatgtttaaagtagctgttaATTTTccgaaaagtaaataaataaataatattggtaAGTGGTAGATTTACACAATGGCCTAGGCTGACGGTCAAaacgtttaaataaaaattctgTTTTTTTAGGATTTCCTACCTTAGGCACTTCCTTCAGAAATCTCTTTAATTATTCGTGAGGATTGGGTccattgtttaaaaataatctcagttataaagaaaaataccttttcaagtaagtaagtactaaatgTCAAAGTATGGCTTATTGATTCTTCGTCGAcagttacttatattttatctattcgtaaatataataattatactaccGGTCATCAAACGAGCGCTCTATCCATCTATATCTATTAACCCTCTGCCGTCTTCtaggttagtcagaggtatagtcatgagtaatatcatgtacgcacattagaaccctgtcgcactatcatatttgacatcaAAGTAAGGAGGTTAAGGAGTTAAACtttctgccgtcttctgtatgcatataacccggctgctttcaaggccagaatgaacaggcaccttctgggcgagttcGCTCCATATTagacctcgtcaatgccttcgggcaagtctggggccaagagcaaaccaatcaaaggtaaaaaaaagtgtatacatattactactcgtgaccatacatcctactaagtaactaagtaggtataggtgtaccagaatctgatggcaaatggggaaataaaatttctatagtaagcaacactcgggtaGGTAATTGTatgaaaacgtcttgatactttttattttttacctattgacggacaatatggacatcatataaagtacttatacaaTGGTTTTGTGCTACTGTTTATCCTTACTAATGTTATTTATaaccatttgcccggccaagtcgttaatgccatctacggcaaatcaaaaaaataaatatatcctAGTGAAAATCGAAAGGATTATTAGGCGTTATACTTAGAACAATTGTAACTTACGTTATTGCAATATCTTCTTTATCTCGTTCGATAGACCGGGAGGCAAACTTGTAACAACATTTAAATGTTGTTACATTCTGTTTGGTTTTAGTTTGATCAATGCGAAATCTGATTTTATCTTCAGAAACTTTGTCCACAAAAACTATTCGTTCGTAACAtgtaaatttcatttttttcgcTTCGATGAAGGTCATTGTTTTAGAATAATTGGGTATATAACAGCCTCGTGTGTTGATCAGGAAGTCTTCAGTGCCTGAAATGTGAAAAAAAAGTGTTGAACATAATATAGGTGTAAgccatcatctccttagcattatcccgttattcacatggtccgcttacctaacctgaagatttgacaggtccggttttttacgactgcctatctgaccttccaacccgcgaagacaaaaccagcccaatacaggttaggttacatacctccgaaaatgcatatatctcgggagtgtgggtttccttacgatgttttccttcaccgctgagcacgtgataatcatttataatccaaacgtgcattcgaaaacaaattcgacagtcattggtttaggcttgtgctggattcgaacgtgcgacctcaaagtgagaggcaagcgttctaccaactggactaccacggctctctaATATAGgtgtaaataaaaagtataattatcaaacaaaattattaattctCGCTAACCACACCCGTACCCGACTTGGAAGACACACCCTATAGGGTAATTaagttaattataatactactgTGTATGTCGCCTACGGGACAAGCGGTAACACTCATACCTATCACAGATATATGACtggtaatattatattatctaaAGGTAAGGAAATACAGTTCATACTTAATCGGCGGATCGTGATCGGCCTTGACATTTCGTAACATTGCGCTCATGATTGGCCTCTAACACCTGCTAAATCAGTTGAGTATTGGCCAAGCCATTTTGGGGCACGGTCACGTGCACATTATATCGcagccttatagtgaaaaccacatgagcgtcttttagaaaaaatacattCCGATGTGATTTTTATGAACAAAGCCTCGCAATGgacaaaaaagttaaaacaTAGATGATAATGTGATCCAGCCAATttcgactgcttcaactccgacgttcatgtgctcgcatgtggcttataatatatagccaatcttattggaaaagatcctcgcacatagcgggcatgtgagcacaccatttaaatatgtataattgttcGCCTCAGACGGTCGGGCTgtcaattcatcgcgcttggcgtcaagctctaagcgccgtcgATGTTCAAAGTCATGAACTTTAGTGTGAACCAAAACTCTCCATTCTGAACGTTTAGCGGTTAGGTTTTCCCACTGACATAGCTTAATGCCGCACTTTTTCATGTGCCGCTTTAGCACTTTTTTGTACCTTACGAGTTGTCCGCCATGGTTGCGCTAGCCTTCCTCAagacaaagaagaaaaaaataaaacatagagAAAGAAGGTAAGAGTTTGTGGTCTCATTTtctacccggattgaaattaatagtaagaaatcgaggttttgttgcaGAAAATCAAAACAGAATGGGATTTTGCAAAATGGCGCGTACGTTTTTTTCTCTATAAAGCGACGATATACGCTTTAGTACCatcatgttacattaacttttttgacaaatagtaGCAGTATATGTGTCactctcattaaatgtcgaatacgttagtccctttccttttcggcggataagaaaaagacagatataacttaaaataaacttaggaaGCCAGTACTAtagatttaaatttaaaaataaggttTAAAGATGAgtt
The nucleotide sequence above comes from Pectinophora gossypiella chromosome 6, ilPecGoss1.1, whole genome shotgun sequence. Encoded proteins:
- the LOC126367468 gene encoding uncharacterized protein LOC126367468 isoform X1: MTTIKNKTLTVLLAFVLIATMFYYNIFDLLQNCAENSFGNNIRYASKYDLWLPQYNGTEDFLINTRGCYIPNYSKTMTFIEAKKMKFTCYERIVFVDKVSEDKIRFRIDQTKTKQNVTTFKCCYKFASRSIERDKEDIAITYTSCVPFENDTVTVLEEEVVIVSCIQKANKKTVFTYEDAYLILKKQYTEHLKLQVKEDAVIMKDNWNVLIVGMDTMSRARAHHSIPKTLRYMREHDWLDYQGYQKVGANTYPNIMAILTGKNYTEVSKACGMTMDNCQQLLIWNKFRDAGYVTAYGEDNLKLPDTFSTRHGFKTPPTDHYTRPFFLTGEHRIGNLVCTKSRPSAEHMLDYALQFAQEYKNDSFFGFFWINSYSHNLDNLPTLLENNLINFFENLRDVGTLDNTFVIFLSDHGIRFGKVRFQTEAYYEERLPMLFMWVPHAFRETYPEEYHILKLNQYRLTTPYDLHATLWDFMKMTTNWIDIVPPEACPECKSFTKEVSPNRTCADVQVSQKWCTCHNLTDATHDPAANRSLELAVAFVQNRSKSIKTAECTMCSPLILKTVLRQHSYRDGNNTYYVVAFMFSSGPGFEATVEHDGNNFNILPFTDPITSYNMKGYCVINKLDRPYCSCLKVSKCKKKNK
- the LOC126367468 gene encoding uncharacterized protein LOC126367468 isoform X2, yielding MTFIEAKKMKFTCYERIVFVDKVSEDKIRFRIDQTKTKQNVTTFKCCYKFASRSIERDKEDIAITYTSCVPFENDTVTVLEEEVVIVSCIQKANKKTVFTYEDAYLILKKQYTEHLKLQVKEDAVIMKDNWNVLIVGMDTMSRARAHHSIPKTLRYMREHDWLDYQGYQKVGANTYPNIMAILTGKNYTEVSKACGMTMDNCQQLLIWNKFRDAGYVTAYGEDNLKLPDTFSTRHGFKTPPTDHYTRPFFLTGEHRIGNLVCTKSRPSAEHMLDYALQFAQEYKNDSFFGFFWINSYSHNLDNLPTLLENNLINFFENLRDVGTLDNTFVIFLSDHGIRFGKVRFQTEAYYEERLPMLFMWVPHAFRETYPEEYHILKLNQYRLTTPYDLHATLWDFMKMTTNWIDIVPPEACPECKSFTKEVSPNRTCADVQVSQKWCTCHNLTDATHDPAANRSLELAVAFVQNRSKSIKTAECTMCSPLILKTVLRQHSYRDGNNTYYVVAFMFSSGPGFEATVEHDGNNFNILPFTDPITSYNMKGYCVINKLDRPYCSCLKVSKCKKKNK